The genomic stretch GCAGAGTTGGTGAGCGCGGTGTCCCCACCGCGCCGCCAGGCCGGGGAACATGTCCAGGAGGTCGTCGACGGGCCACTGGTCGGGACGGCCGCCGCCCGGCCGGGGCGCGGCGAAGTGTTCGGCCACGGTCAGCGTCGGCGACAGCCGGCGGCCCTGGGGGGTGAGCGCGATCCCGGCCCGCACGGCGGTTTCCGGCCGCCAGCCGGTGACGTCGTCTCCGTCGAGGTGCAGTGAGCCGGTGGTGGGTGTCAGGTGCCCGGCGATGGTGTGCAGCAGAGTCGATTTGCCGGCGCTGTTGGGACCGATGATCGCGTGGACCTCGGGGCCGGGCAGCGTCAGGGTCACCGCGTGCAGCACGGGCCCGCTACTCGGGTAGGCGACCGTCAGGTCACGCACGTGCAGCATCTACACCGCCTCTTGGGTGGAGGGCGTCACGTCCGCGTCGTCAGGCGGCAGGACGGTGCCATCGCCGCACACCGCGAGTATCTGAGTCGCCACACCGGCAGGGGCCTGTGCCAGCAGGGGCAACGACGGGCACGCCACCACCAGCCCCGCCGGACACAGCCGCTGAAGATTTCGACGTCTCGGCCGCCGCGCGACCAACCGCATGCCCGTCATCTCAGGGCCTCTCCACGGCACGGCCTGGCTGACGGTCTGCCGTAGGAGCCCGGACCGGCCAGGCGCCGGACGTCGTGGTGTCACGGTGCGCGGGGCGGCGCATCGGGTGCAGGGTGAGTCCGTCGGCGACCGTGATCGCGTTTCCGGGCTCGTAACCGTTGTGGGCGAGCAGGCGCTGCCCGGCCGCGAGCGTGACGGTCCAGCAGGGCATGGTGAGGTGATCGATGCGGCTGTGCAGCTCCGCCATCAGTGCCTGGCCCCGCCCGGTGCCTTGACATTGCGGGTG from Micromonospora craniellae encodes the following:
- a CDS encoding ABC transporter ATP-binding protein: MLHVRDLTVAYPSSGPVLHAVTLTLPGPEVHAIIGPNSAGKSTLLHTIAGHLTPTTGSLHLDGDDVTGWRPETAVRAGIALTPQGRRLSPTLTVAEHFAAPRPGGGRPDQWPVDDLLDMFPGLAARWGHRAHQLCGGEQQMLTIACALRTAPRLLLVDEPTKGLAPVVADQITTVLRKLPARGVSVLVALPHATVAATVADTMHVLAAGQLLGSAPTGVAASIALRGQKATATRASQYRQRSR